The nucleotide sequence AAATGGACTAATGCACTTATTTTGTTAGTTGGACTATCTTTCTTAATCTCTGTATAATTAGTTCTCCACCATTCCAGAAGTCCAGTTGTTTCATCAGCTACTATTTCTGGTTCTGGCGGTATAAAAGTGGCATTTTCTATTCCAGTTGCAGTTGGACTTCCAATCCAAACTTTTTGTGTCCTTAATTCTCCTAATTGTGTTCCTTGTTCTCCAAATAGAAGTAATTTATGGAGTGTGCAAAGTTCCGCTAAATCTAATTCACTCGAATTTATGTCACCTTTAGGAAATACTACTTTTATTTTATCTCTTCCACTTCTATCATTCTTCTTCACTAAGTCACTTGTACTTAGAGTGGTTTCATATGTCATGTTTGCGACTCGCTCAATTCTTTTAAGAGGAGACTTTATTGAGCTGAATCTTTTTCCAATTTCATCTAAAAGATATTCAGATTGTTTGTCAAGTAACTTTTTCAAAAAGTTGTTTTGTTGCGAGAAAAAACTTGTTTGTTCTTCCTTATTCATTTCAATTCCAAAAAGTTCAAGCCTAATCCCGTACCCCATTGGACTATTTAAGAGAGCTACTATTCTTTCTTTATGGTATATTATGGCTTTCTTATCTTGCTGTGATGCTAATTCAATTAATTCTGTTCGTTCTCCTGGAGTAATATGTTGGTTAGTTATAAATACTATTCCATCTGCATCGTTTTTGTGGACTCCTTCCAAATCATGGTTGAATTTATCTTTAATATCCTTAAATGCCTTTTGATCAATCCCAAAATAGCATGCAGCAATATAGTCCCATCCATTCTTTTCACAAATGATATCCTTAAGTCCGTCTGGACCCCCTAATGGACATTGAGGATCGACAGATTCAAAGCCTTCCATGATTAGAATTTTGGCTCCCAATCTCTCAGCTTGGACATTTCCTCCTCTCCAGTTTATTAAATGTATTTCAGTACGCATATATATTTTCTAATGAGGTGTAACAACGGGATAGCATCAATGATGCCATCGTTTATTTGAACCTTGACTTCAGCTTAGTTCTATATTGTCACCAGTGCTTTCTATAATTTAATTTCGTAATAGTCAATTTCATATCGATTACATAATTGCCTTTCCGAATCGTTTAATTTCCATGCAACAATAGTTGCCTTAATTTTAGAATATGTCAAAGGCTTCTTGAGTTGAGAGCACCTTAAAACTCGATACTTAATTGCTTGTTGTATTCCGGGCAAAACATTGTCAAGTTCAATTTCCACAACTGTATTGGTCTGTCCATTTAGAGGTTCAAACAAGATGTCAACAAGGTCACCAGAAGTAAATTGATGCTCTATTTTTGCAATAAAATTTTTGGAGGATAATCCAATAAGAGAAGGGTTTTTGGCTATGTATTCCTTTAATTTTTTATGAGCAGGGCTTTCTCCTCCTTTTCCATATTTTCGTTTTAACATGACCTTCTTTGTATAACTGCCCTTTATCGCTCCTTCTACTATGGGTCTTTCAATTGCATAATCTGGGAAGTCCGATTCCAATAGCTTTAAAATCATTGACTGTGTCGATGCATTTTGAACTACTTGAACTAAATCATGTAAGATTGTTGCAACCTGCTCATCGGCTAAGTATCTGAATCGTCCTTGTTTCCAGTCAGGTTTGGATGAATTATTATTGTTTTTGTGATAAAGCCAAAAATCAAGTTCCTTTGCTTCGTCCAATGTTAATCTCAATGATTGGTTTTTCTGTCCAATGATTTGATGGTGGTCATCAACCAGATCTTTAATCTTAAGAAATCCAACAATTTTTCTCTCCGATTCCGAAGTAGAGGGAAAACAGGTCGTTAATATGGCGATTTTTCCTTTGCCCGTTCTCAACATTCTAAATGGTTCACCTGTCTTGAATTTATTTCCGGGATTCCAAGTCCATGTTTCAAATAATGTACTTTCATTACATGGGTAATCCTCAACTGGTCCTTTGAAACCTCTCTTATAGTACTTTTTGCACGAGCATGCAGGTTGACTGCACCATCGTCCTCTCCCTTTTTCTACATTGTAAATGATGTTTTGTATTTCACATCTTTGCTTAAAACCAACAAAAATGTCCTCATCACCATTGTTGTAAATTAAATTACATGCTATATTTTCCATTATCGATATCTATGGTATCTGTGCTTTTCATCCTTGATTTTAATGCATTCTATTTCAGAAATTATGCGCACATGAATAGGCTTTTTTTCTCCAAACTACAACATATACATAAATTAACACTAACTATTCTATTATGGAAATATGTTAATTTGAACTTTTACGTATCTATGTTAATAATCCTTTTTTGAACTTTAGTCTTTCTGTTTTCTTAAATAAAAACCATAAATGATACTCAGAATTAAGTAAATACCAATCCCTAGAACAAATGCATTGATATTTACATTGCCATCTGTTGAGATATTCAAAGCTTCTGTTATAATACCTCCAGATAATAAACTAACTATTAACCTTACCCACCATTTCTTTATTAGAATCATCCTTTATTTGAACTTTTAGTTAGGAGTTCTTTGTTGTAAACTGTGCTTATAAGTCCGATACTTTTCTTTTTAACCAATTCATAAAATCCTCTCTATGATATTCTTTCCATTCATTTGTCAGAAGGTACTCAGTTTCTCGGGTTTTAATTGGTTTTGCATAATATCTCGGATTTCCGTTTATCAGTCCGTTTTCTTTCAGAGATATTTTTTTGTCCACTTTTTTTAGAATAGGAAAGATTACGTTAAAAGTAAATTTAGAGTAGTCTTTTTTCATTAAGTTTTGAATTTCATTTTCAGAAATTAAATCCTTTTCTAATATTATAGACATTGTATTCTTAACTAATTTTCCAATTTTTAATTTGTCAAGTTCTTTCTTTTCACTTTCTGATATTTCCATAATTCGGCTTTACTTTCTATGATTTTTTCAAATACGTACTGTTTTCGGCATGTTTACAACGTTTCAACTAAAAACTGGACGGGTAAAGTAAACCATTGCTTGCTGTCTCGAACTAAGCCTAATCTTATTTTTTTGATTTAATTTTTGCTTAGCAAAAAGGATAAGATTCTGCGTCTTCATAAAATTAGGAAAAGCTTTCGACTAAGACCGAGCCCCGTATTGTTTTTAGTTGTTGTTATGTTGTAACCAGTTTAATTTAATAATTCAATACGTTTTTTACATTCCCGTTTTTACAATACTCAATTGTTTCTCCTTTCAATTGACCATTTTTAAATCTCCATTCAAATATCTTTTCCCCACTTTCATAGTATTCAGTTGAAATTCCTTCTTGTATGCCATTTTTATAACCAATGTCAACATTTTTCTCGCCAGTTGGATAATAGCCAATACCACTAATTATAATATCATTCTTAAATTCCCAAATGATTGCTTTTTCTCCAGTCTTAAAGAATCTGGTTGCAGTTCCGTTTTTTTCTCCATTTTCATAATGCCATTCAGAATATGTTCCGTCCTTATGGTATTCTTTTGTAATTCCATTCAACTGGTTGTTTTTGTGATTCCATTCAAATTTTAAATCTCCGTTTTCATAGAATTCTTTTGTAATTCAGATTACGTTTGAGTAAAAAGTCCAGAATAGTTTAAGATTAATTAAAAATAAACTCAACCGCTTTTTTTCCAAAAGGAGAAAGGTAGAGATGTTGAAAGGCATTGCTGCCTTTATAGGAATTTGATGTAGTGTCATGTTCAAAAACCCCTAAATTTCTCAAATCATGAGCCCAAAAATCAAATTCGTCAATTTCAAAGCTTTCTAATAAGTTCTTTCGTTTAACTTTTATGGAATCCCTAACCCCTTCATTATCTATCAAATCATAATCTAACAATCTTGTTTGGTAATCTGAGTATGTTTCGTTCTTACTAGATTTATTCATTCCGTTGTCAAAATCTTCTCTTAGGCGTCTTCTTTCATTGTCAAATTTTCCGATTATAGATTTATATTTTAGTTCTTCAAAGTACCAATGCTTGAGTAAGATTATGTGGTTTTCATTCAAGTTTGAAACTAGGTCCAAATATTTATCTACTAGGTTATAAGAAACAGGATTTAAAATTTGGTTCGCAGCCAGTTTCTTGAATCCTTTTAGTTTGAATTGAGAATTTGTTTGACTTACTTTTATTAACACTCGTTCAAAGAAATCTCCAAAATCT is from Arenibacter algicola and encodes:
- a CDS encoding toxin-antitoxin system YwqK family antitoxin; translated protein: MNGITKEYHKDGTYSEWHYENGEKNGTATRFFKTGEKAIIWEFKNDIIISGIGYYPTGEKNVDIGYKNGIQEGISTEYYESGEKIFEWRFKNGQLKGETIEYCKNGNVKNVLNY
- a CDS encoding Fic family protein → MRTEIHLINWRGGNVQAERLGAKILIMEGFESVDPQCPLGGPDGLKDIICEKNGWDYIAACYFGIDQKAFKDIKDKFNHDLEGVHKNDADGIVFITNQHITPGERTELIELASQQDKKAIIYHKERIVALLNSPMGYGIRLELFGIEMNKEEQTSFFSQQNNFLKKLLDKQSEYLLDEIGKRFSSIKSPLKRIERVANMTYETTLSTSDLVKKNDRSGRDKIKVVFPKGDINSSELDLAELCTLHKLLLFGEQGTQLGELRTQKVWIGSPTATGIENATFIPPEPEIVADETTGLLEWWRTNYTEIKKDSPTNKISALVHFHHQFLRIHPFLDGNGRVARFILNQQASELFEIEHKIIIDDTDLYYLALNEGHQGNLESLNRLITQALFGMETLE